The Triticum aestivum cultivar Chinese Spring chromosome 3A, IWGSC CS RefSeq v2.1, whole genome shotgun sequence genome includes a region encoding these proteins:
- the LOC123059426 gene encoding uncharacterized protein, with the protein MADNAAEVQQTPQVVEKSQAAEKSEKKAELKPDEAKKLIEFMESKYDEHVAKVDSFDDFYHAIYELIQKFCEERGQVQYRIPPREKLQEVYTKHHKAGSGEVKREEFAKMSGELVKRDSFSFGKATTELLMFLFGAPMCALVAKRVLPGLGWLSDDTVIPLATSGAVAFLVHTKKL; encoded by the exons ATGGCTGACAATGCTGCCGAGGTGCAGCAGACACCTCAAG TTGTGGAGAAGAGCCAGGCCGCGGAGAAGAGCGAGAAGAAGGCGGAGCTGAAGCCCGATGAGGCGAAGAAGCTGATCGAGTTCATGGAGAGTAAGTACGACGAGCACGTGGCGAAGGTGGACTCGTTCGACGACTTCTACCACGCCATCTACGAGCTCATCCA GAAGTTCTGCGAGGAGCGCGGGCAGGTGCAGTACAGGATCCCGCCCAGGGAGAAGCTGCAGGAGGTGTACACG AAGCACCACAAGGCGGGGAGTGGCGAGGTGAAGCGGGAGGAGTTCGCGAAGATGAGCGGGGAGCTGGTGAAGCGGGACAGCTTCAGCTTCGGCAAGGCGACGACGGAGCTGCTCATGTTCCTGTTCGGCGCGCCCATGTGCGCGCTGGTGGCCAAGCGGGTCCTGCCGGGGCTGGGATGGCTCTCCGACGACACCGTCATTCCGCTCGCCACCTCCGGCGCCGTCGCCTTCCTTGTCCACACCAAAAAGCTCTGA